The sequence GAGCAGCAAACTGATTAGACACGGTGTTGCAAGTTGTATTGAGCCTGATTCGAGGTGGGTGGTTGTGGTGTTATATGCAGTGATAAACCTGTTCATATTTTCAACGAAAATCGCAAATGACTCAGGTTGATTCAATCAAAGCACCTATAGACCGATGACCCCCCCCCCCCCACAAACCATCTCCTAGTTCACACCGCCTCCGTATAACCCAAACCACAAATCCCCCTACCACAGTGTTTCATCCGCAATATCAACATAACTGGTAGCATATGCAATAATAGACCAGCACTTCCAACCACATTAACCACTTTCTCAATAGACACAAAAGGAAGAAGGTTCTGAACCATTACAACAAGGAGTTCAATTGTCACTTCAACCAAAATATGCCAAAAGACTAACAATGGCACAAGAACCCAAATGATATCCTACTTCAAAACGCTTCTTCCAATTATCTATCGAATAgaaagagggatgactttctctacttttgagagtttttcactatgagtggagaaatgacttgtctttattctcgaataagggaatgattgtctacatttcACCTCCTCATACACCAGTTATGtggtattggattttgttgttgttaaagCTTAACAGTTCATCTAATTCCAGCATGGAAGATTTCAATAGCCATGACAACGTAGTCATTGACTCACTGTCATCCTTAATCAAATTGTATCCCCATGATCACTACTACCATATACACAAACAAACAAACAATTAACCACCCTCAGCCATAGTTGAACGAGTGCATGCGTGCATGTGCGCGCAACTTCATGTGTGCGTTCGTGTGTGTCATGATGCATTCAACCCATCCATCATCCCAAAGAAACTATGGTATAAAAACTACTACCAAAAACCAATCATGGACTTAAATCTTTGAGCTTAAAAATCCAAAATGTCAAAGGGACTGAACATCTAAAAATAGAAGGTTGAAATGGGTAAATCTACTATGTAGCCAATATCTTTATTCATTGTAGAAAGCTCTTTATCTTTACTGAGCAGAGTTTAGTTTCCAGAAACAGCTTCCTTGGTCTCAATCAATTTGATGAAGTTACCAACAATTTGCTTGCCTTCAGTTGTTATAATGCTCTCTGGATGGAACTGTACTCCCTGCAACACATCACAAGCATTAAGATCTCAAGCATATTACACAAAAGGAAAATATCTTTTACATAAAGTTTTAACTTTAGTTGGTATATATAAACTCATCAAGGCGCAACAAAAATTTGCACGTTCATTTGGCAGGCCATGCTAGGAAGGATACCAGTTTTGTTATATAGAGAGTGTCAACATGTTCGAATTAAAATGATTTAATTTGCATTATTGGACATCcacattttaaaatttttcaaaggtTGGTTTGGCAAGAAGTGATATGGTCTACTATGTCGATCATTTGGAAAACACGGAACAAGATAGTGTTCAATCTTTCCTCGCGTAATCATCAAGAAATAGACAATTAAGTTTAAGTGAGGTCACAGATTAGAAAGTCAACCGATTCAAGCATGCAAGAGTTAATGACACAGTTTGGAATCATTATGCGGTTTTAAAACAAGAAAAAACAGTTTTAACCAAAAAATAAAAACAACTACGTACTTAATTAAAGTGAGGCCTCAAAACGAGATAAACTGTATCAAAAAATAAAGGGAAACAAGGTACGAATCTGATTTATTATTAGTAAAAAGACAACACAAGGGAAAATGCACATTACTTGCAGATGTCGGTATACTTTGTGACGAGCAGCCATCACGAGTCCATCCTCTGTCCAAGCTGTAATCTCAAGTTCATCACTAGGAAACGTCTCTTTCTCAATCACAAGGCTGTGATATCTACCAACCGTAAACGGGCTGCCAACAAAATGCAAAATGACCATCATTCACAATATACAAACCGTAGCGTTAAGGCAAAAAGAATATCATAACAGAAATGAGACATATGGTAGGCAAAAAAATAGATAAGCAAAAAATTACTCATGACGATAGTTAGAAGTGACTGGACATACTTTGATACGCCTGCAAACAAACCATTTTCCCCGCCCTCGTTATGATAAACCAGGGAACTTTTTCCATGAATAACACCATAAGGAGAGCGCACGATTTTCCCTGTACAAAAGTATATAAGTTGTTAGCACATGCACAGAAAAAGAAATGAACAATTACTAGCAGTTTAAAGCTAACAAGTATCCATGAATGATACGTATTAAAGGATTAAAATCAGATAAAGTCGGGCACGCATCAAATaaatttaatacattttaatgattGTGTTTATGTATTTATATGAAGAAGAATAACAAATTTAGACAGATGGTTCAATTATGGTTCCATGTAGAAACTAGTTTTCTCACGTGTGAGTGTGTGACAAGGTAAGGAATGCTCATTTACGTAGAATGATCTTACATAAAAAGAAAATAGCTTATAGATATGAAAGAGGGATAGAATTATAATTGGTTTAAAGTGTATGTAACACGTATAGAATTATAGACAGTTTGATAATGCTAATATACATTTCATCTTTAATCAAACCTAATCTTTAGGACAGGATCCTAATAGTAATGTGCAGTAATATTAAAATATCTATACACAATGCTTGAATCACCCAACAATGGCATACATTGCTCAATTAATATCATAATATGACATAGCTAAAGTGTTTAATACAATATTAGTCCATGTAATTGTAAGCTAAAACATATTGATCCAATGTTTTATACAGCCGCCTATAGGTCTATGTTGCGAAGGGACAATTGTAGCTGAGTAGGGACACATAAACCTGATACGTGAAAGCATAAATTTGGAAGCTTTAAAAAGGATAACCATATTGGGGTCGTTAAAGCATAAATGGATCAATTAGTTAACATATCAAACCACTAAAAGACTCAGTTATCAAAGTTTTTCAGCGATGAATATAGAAAATTCGAAATTTAAAACTCTTTAAGTACCATATGACTTCCCACATAGTTTAATAAAAATAATCACTAAACTATAATTAATACCCATTAGCAAAACCAAATTTAAATAATCTTGTATTAGTGTATCTTGTATGTAACGACAGCTGATGAGCAAACACCTAGTCCGATTTAAAATCCTTTACAAAAGAGATATGATGTTCAAATAAGGAAGCTGGTTCAATTAAAGCCATGTGTGTCCTCTATAAGAAAGGATAATTTTCAAAACTAAATGGTCCCATTACAAGTACTTATTAACGTGTTCATAACAAACTATATCATTGATTGTATGATGTCAAATAACTAACCTCCAAAAGCTTCACCGATGCACTGTAGTCCCATGCATACACCAAACAAAGGTACATGAGGTCCAAGTTCCAGTACCGTTTGCGATGATATTCCTGAATCTTGTGGTGCACCTGCAAAAGAGAAAAAACGCCTTATCTTTAGAGATTGATATTGTGGGTAAAATATTAAAGGCAAAATACGCAGTTAAATGACCATACCTGGTCCAGGCGATATAAGAATTCCTCTTGGTTTTTTCCTGTTAAACAAAACGACACAAGGAAAGTAAAAAAGggaaaaggaaagatatagaacagAAAATGTTGACAAATGTTGAAAAT comes from Rutidosis leptorrhynchoides isolate AG116_Rl617_1_P2 chromosome 4, CSIRO_AGI_Rlap_v1, whole genome shotgun sequence and encodes:
- the LOC139840324 gene encoding anthranilate synthase beta subunit 2, chloroplastic-like, producing the protein MVAFTLPQNSSIQLRSSIPPQKTLCLNRATQLVLVNDVTLCGMRSKETRILPRISHAISEKESSSSLGGLAKNNNPIIVIDNYDSFTYNLCQYMGELGCNFEVYRNDELTVDELKTKKPRGILISPGPGAPQDSGISSQTVLELGPHVPLFGVCMGLQCIGEAFGGKIVRSPYGVIHGKSSLVYHNEGGENGLFAGVSNPFTVGRYHSLVIEKETFPSDELEITAWTEDGLVMAARHKVYRHLQGVQFHPESIITTEGKQIVGNFIKLIETKEAVSGN